Proteins found in one Paenibacillus sp. FSL R10-2782 genomic segment:
- the fabV gene encoding enoyl-ACP reductase FabV — protein sequence MIIKPRTRGFICTTAHPVGCAQHVQEQINYVQARPAIEGPRNVLVIGASAGYGLASRITAAFGARANTIGVYRPSNATATRTASAGWYNSAAFEKAAQEAGLKSFSVTGDAFSDEIKAKTVEVIRKELGQVDLVVYSVASGRRTNPRTGETFNSVLKPIGKPYTNKTVNFHTGEVSSVTLEPATEEEVQATVEVMGGEDWQLWIEALREGGVLADSATTFSFSYIGSDITQAVYREGTIGSAKDHLEATAQQLNDQLKATGGRAFVAVTKGLVTQSSSAIPVVPLYISALYKVMKEKGLHEGCVEQSYRLFSERLYAPETAVDEEGRIRIDDWELREDVQAEVAKIWNELTTDNIYELSDLEGYRSEFFKLFGFEFEGVDYEADIDPIVDISAVR from the coding sequence ATGATTATCAAACCAAGAACACGCGGCTTTATCTGCACCACTGCTCATCCGGTGGGGTGTGCCCAACATGTTCAAGAGCAAATTAACTATGTACAAGCCCGTCCAGCTATCGAGGGACCTCGCAATGTGCTTGTGATCGGGGCATCTGCCGGATATGGCCTGGCTTCCCGCATTACGGCTGCATTTGGAGCGCGGGCCAATACCATCGGCGTATACCGTCCCAGTAATGCTACTGCTACACGGACAGCATCGGCAGGCTGGTACAATTCCGCAGCATTCGAAAAGGCTGCTCAAGAAGCAGGGCTTAAATCCTTTAGCGTGACAGGGGATGCCTTCTCGGATGAAATCAAAGCCAAAACGGTGGAGGTCATTCGCAAAGAGCTGGGGCAAGTCGATTTGGTCGTTTACAGCGTCGCCTCCGGTCGTCGCACGAATCCCCGTACAGGCGAAACGTTTAATTCCGTGCTCAAACCTATCGGCAAGCCATACACAAATAAAACAGTCAACTTCCACACTGGCGAAGTGAGCAGCGTTACACTGGAACCTGCAACAGAAGAAGAAGTACAGGCGACTGTAGAGGTTATGGGCGGCGAGGACTGGCAGTTGTGGATCGAAGCCTTGCGTGAGGGCGGTGTGCTGGCTGATTCAGCGACCACCTTCTCCTTTTCGTATATCGGTTCAGATATTACCCAGGCCGTCTATAGAGAAGGCACGATCGGAAGTGCAAAGGATCATCTGGAAGCCACAGCACAACAGCTGAACGATCAGTTGAAAGCCACTGGCGGACGCGCCTTCGTCGCAGTCACCAAAGGACTGGTCACCCAATCCAGCTCTGCGATCCCGGTCGTACCTCTGTATATTTCCGCTTTGTACAAGGTAATGAAGGAAAAAGGATTACATGAAGGCTGCGTGGAGCAAAGCTACCGTCTGTTCTCCGAGCGTCTATATGCCCCAGAAACTGCTGTGGATGAGGAAGGACGCATTCGCATTGATGATTGGGAGCTACGTGAAGACGTGCAGGCTGAGGTAGCGAAAATATGGAACGAGCTGACAACAGACAATATCTACGAGTTGTCCGATCTTGAGGGATATCGTAGCGAATTTTTCAAACTTTTCGGTTTTGAGTTCGAGGGTGTGGACTATGAGGCCGACATTGATCCGATCGTGGATATTTCTGCCGTTCGCTAA
- a CDS encoding DUF1540 domain-containing protein yields the protein MAKDVMCEVNSCTHWAQENKCSASSIYIVSNRPTDTHTSEETDCKTFEAK from the coding sequence ATGGCAAAAGACGTTATGTGTGAAGTGAACTCATGTACACACTGGGCTCAAGAAAATAAATGTAGCGCAAGCTCCATTTATATCGTAAGCAACAGACCTACAGACACTCACACGTCCGAAGAAACGGACTGCAAAACCTTTGAAGCAAAATAA
- a CDS encoding DUF4190 domain-containing protein: MSNLYKDPQSSDPFQETNGYNAPFNPPPQLPPTNNKAVASMVLGILAVVIPYLGFIIGIIGIILSSLSLKEINRHGEQGKGMAIAGLVCSIIGTLIYALIIIFIIVVFVIAAASGETNPFSDI, encoded by the coding sequence ATGAGTAATTTATACAAAGACCCCCAATCGTCCGATCCTTTTCAGGAGACGAATGGTTATAACGCCCCATTTAACCCGCCTCCACAGCTTCCGCCTACAAATAATAAAGCTGTAGCTTCGATGGTACTGGGTATTTTAGCTGTTGTCATTCCCTATCTGGGGTTCATTATCGGAATCATTGGTATTATTTTGTCCAGTCTTTCGCTGAAGGAAATTAACCGTCATGGCGAACAGGGCAAAGGTATGGCCATTGCCGGATTAGTATGCAGCATTATCGGAACGCTGATCTATGCACTGATCATTATTTTCATAATCGTTGTTTTTGTTATAGCAGCCGCAAGTGGCGAGACCAATCCTTTTTCCGACATTTAA